Proteins encoded in a region of the Bubalus bubalis isolate 160015118507 breed Murrah chromosome 9, NDDB_SH_1, whole genome shotgun sequence genome:
- the LOC102400922 gene encoding serine protease inhibitor Kazal-type 6 isoform X2, producing MKTSGVFLLLSLALFCFFSGVFGQGAQVDCGEFKDPKVYCTRESNPHCGSDGQTYGNKCAFCKAVMKSGGKINLKHRGKC from the exons ATGAAAACATCAGGTGTCTTTCTGCTCCTCTCCCTGgctcttttctgctttttctcag gtgtctTCGGTCAAGGAGCTCAG GTTGACTGTGGTGAGTTCAAGGACCCCAAGGTCTACTGTACTCGGGAATCTAATCCCCACTGTGGTTCTGATGGCCAGACATATGGCAATAAATGTGCCTTCTGTAAGGCAGTGAT GAAAAGTGGTGGGAAAATCAACCTAAAGCACCGTGGAAAATGCTGA
- the LOC102400922 gene encoding serine protease inhibitor Kazal-type 6 isoform X1, whose translation MKTSGVFLLLSLALFCFFSGVFGQGAQDKGGCNTRSEGWMPRKGGLRRRLFQVDCGEFKDPKVYCTRESNPHCGSDGQTYGNKCAFCKAVMKSGGKINLKHRGKC comes from the exons ATGAAAACATCAGGTGTCTTTCTGCTCCTCTCCCTGgctcttttctgctttttctcag gtgtctTCGGTCAAGGAGCTCAG GACAAAGGAGGCTGCAACACAAGATCAGAGGGTTGGATGCCAAGGAAAGGTGGCTTAAGGAGGCGTCTCTTTCAa GTTGACTGTGGTGAGTTCAAGGACCCCAAGGTCTACTGTACTCGGGAATCTAATCCCCACTGTGGTTCTGATGGCCAGACATATGGCAATAAATGTGCCTTCTGTAAGGCAGTGAT GAAAAGTGGTGGGAAAATCAACCTAAAGCACCGTGGAAAATGCTGA